A single genomic interval of Flavihumibacter rivuli harbors:
- a CDS encoding helix-turn-helix domain-containing protein, translated as MNKVESIEDFYKRKFNWLPDNIRNEIGHFNVFPLDPYVGENAQPVPYKRRDFYKVMLVVGPARVHYADKVVEVKKQALSFSNPKIPYKWEYTEKIRSGFFCIFNQHFFSHFGNLNQYEVFQPGGNHVYELTDEQVEKVRQVFARMQEEIASEYAHKYDMLRNLVFELLHFALKMEPVSSLGKQRINASQRIATLFLELLERQFPIEDAHPVVALRSATEFAQQLNVHVNHLNRAVKEVTDKTTTQVIAERLLQEAKILLKHSTWNVSEIAYSLGFSEVTHFNNFFKKHMGTSPLKFRNA; from the coding sequence ATGAACAAGGTGGAATCCATTGAGGATTTTTACAAGCGTAAGTTTAACTGGTTGCCGGATAATATCCGCAATGAGATCGGTCATTTCAATGTATTCCCGCTTGATCCCTATGTTGGGGAAAATGCCCAGCCGGTACCCTATAAGCGCAGGGATTTCTACAAGGTGATGCTGGTGGTTGGTCCTGCCAGGGTTCATTATGCCGATAAAGTGGTAGAGGTTAAGAAGCAGGCGCTCAGTTTTTCCAATCCAAAAATCCCTTATAAGTGGGAGTATACCGAGAAGATAAGGAGCGGTTTTTTCTGCATTTTCAACCAGCACTTCTTCAGCCATTTCGGGAATCTTAACCAGTATGAGGTTTTCCAGCCCGGGGGTAACCATGTGTATGAATTGACTGATGAACAGGTAGAGAAGGTCAGGCAGGTATTTGCCCGGATGCAGGAAGAGATCGCTTCCGAGTATGCCCACAAATATGACATGCTGCGCAACCTTGTTTTTGAACTACTGCATTTTGCCCTGAAGATGGAGCCTGTTTCTTCCCTGGGTAAACAACGCATCAATGCCTCCCAGCGTATCGCCACGCTGTTCCTCGAATTGCTGGAACGCCAGTTCCCTATTGAAGATGCGCACCCAGTTGTTGCGCTGCGGTCGGCCACTGAATTTGCCCAACAGCTGAATGTGCACGTGAACCACCTGAACCGCGCGGTTAAGGAAGTAACGGATAAAACCACCACCCAGGTGATCGCAGAGCGCCTGCTGCAGGAAGCCAAGATACTACTGAAACACAGCACCTGGAATGTGAGCGAGATCGCCTATTCCCTGGGATTTAGTGAGGTCACCCATTTCAATAATTTCTTCAAGAAGCATATGGGTACCAGTCCCCTCAAATTCAGGAATGCTTGA